A stretch of the Papaver somniferum cultivar HN1 chromosome 6, ASM357369v1, whole genome shotgun sequence genome encodes the following:
- the LOC113291157 gene encoding uncharacterized protein LOC113291157 codes for MEGGSRVVRPPKFRRPPGWPEKKRLCVEDLVQEAYRNTEQLNLLLSKLVEVNSQGDAGTPLIWAAGHGQPDAVKILLEHYANPNAETDDGITSLLCAVAAGALPCWKLLVKATLKVKKKSQAQEAKKLSRETIFMAVDAYKQAINPSDASLFSNRSLFYIRFGQLEHALTDAKACKELSPDWHKARYREDAASHLLQRFEEAENAFYVGVQLDPDSKELPIAFREAVDAGRKFHVVNHQKS; via the exons ATGGAGGGAGGCAGTAGAGTTGTACGACCACCGAAGTTTCGTCGTCCCCCAGGATGGCCTGAAAAGAAGCGACTTTGTGTAGAGGACCTTGTTCAAGAAGCATACA GGAACACTGAGCAGCTCAACCTCTTGCTCTCCAAATTGGTTGAGGTCAATTCTCAAGGTGATGCTGGTACACCACTCATTTGGGCTGCTGGTCATGGACAACCAGATGCCGTGAAAATCTTACTAGAACACTATGCTAAT CCCAATGCGGAAACTGATGATGGTATTACTTCTCTTCTGTGCGCTGTAGCAGCTGGAGCTTTACCATGTTGGAAGCTGTTAGTTAAG GCTACACTCAAGGTAAAGAAGAAATCTCAAGCTCAAGAGGCAAAAAAGCTTTCGAGAGAGACGATATTCATGGCAGTAGATGCTTATAAACAG GCTATCAACCCAAGTGATGCTTCCCTATTCTCTAACAGAAGCCTTTTTTATATTCGATTCGGACAACTGGAACATGCCTTAACAGATGCCAAGGCTTGCAAAGAGCTAAGTCCAGACTGGCATAAAGCTCGTTACAGGGAAGATGCAGCATCCCATCTGTTGCAG AGGTTTGAGGAAGCGGAAAACGCTTTCTACGTAGGTGTTCAACTAGATCCTGACAGCAAGGAGCTTCCAATTGCTTTCAG GGAAGCTGTTGATGCTGGGAGGAAATTTCACGTTGTCAACCACCAGAAGTCTTAG